The Pseudodesulfovibrio cashew genomic sequence AGTACAAGGCCGCCGGAACCCCCATGCGCGACCTGACCGACGCCCAGCGCGAGCAGCTTCTTGGCATGATGCGCGACCTGCACGAGCAGTTCGTGGACGACGTGGCCAAGGCCCGTTCCATGGACCGCACCGACGTGGCCGCCATCGCCGACGGGCGGGCCGTTACCGGACGACAGGCCCTGGCCCTCGGGCTGGTGGACATGCTCGGCTCGCGAGATCAGGCCATCGACAAGCTCAAGGACCTCTGCGGTATCGACGGCACCGCCGTCCTGGTGGAGGGCCCGGTCAAGGAAAAGACGTTCATGGAAGAGATCATGGGCGCCATCCACATAGACTTTACCAGCGCCACTTCCCTTGGCGGCTGGACCTTCTCCTACAAATAGACTCTCTACGTTTCGGCAATGGGCCAGGCATATCCCGCCAGGCTCAGGGCTATGGAATACGCGTCCGAAAAAACCGCGCTGATCATATTTGACCGGCGCGGCTTGTTTTTCGGGTGGTGACGGGGGTTACGCCTGGGCTAGTTCGCCGAGACAGTATTGGACGAATCGGCGCATCAGGGAAGTTGACTCGGGAGTCTCCTTCACTTCGCTCAGCAAGGTGGTGGTTTGCCCGCCGCGCTCTTCAATTGCGTCGGCCTGGCGCGTGATGTAGGTGCGCATGGCCTCGGCCCCGAACTCGGGGTGGAACTGGACGCCCCAGGCGTGTTTCCCCGTGCGGAAGGCCTGGTGCGGCTCATGGTCGCTGGCGGCCAGCAGGGTCGAACCTGGAGGCAGGCGCAGGGCGCATTGATAATGGGTTGTATGACCGGGGAAAGTGCCGGGAAGATCAGTGAAAAGCGGGTCGTCCGTAGCCTCGGGGCTGCAGCGGATGTCCATGGTTCCGATCTCCGGACCGCTCGGGTGAAAGCCCGCCTCGCCTCCCAGGGCGCGGGCCAGGAGCTGGTGTCCGAAACAGATGCCGAAGACCGGCAGGCCGTCACGCACTGCGTCGCGCAGCCAGGCCGCAGTGGTTTCGATCCAGGGCAAGGCTTCGTCGGTGACCATGTCGTGGGAGCCGGTGACGGCGCATCCGGCGAATTCGCCTGGGGAGGGCAGCGCCTCGCCACCCTGAACGTTTACGGTGATCCACTGGCCGTGCTCCAGGCCCATGGCACGGGCAACCCAGTTTTCGAAGTCGCCCAGCTTTGAGGCCACGTCGGGAAACGTCCCGCCGGTGCGGATGATCAGGAATGGTTTCATATATAACCTACAAAAATGTATGTAATTAATGATGTGATTTTTTCGAAAGGATGCGCCCAATGCCCCCTCGGTGTCAAGAAGGTCTCCGGCTTGAACTCTGGCCCGAACTTGAGGTATCCTTAGCTAAATTAGGAGTAGATTATGGTTCCGAACATATTGTCGCCGAAGCTGACTCGCCGCCAGTTCCTCAAGGCCGGCTCCATGGCCGCCCTCGGGGTGGCCATGGGCGGTTGCGCCAAGAATCCGGTCACCGGCAAGAGCCAGTTCATGCTCGTGTCCGAGGAGCAGGAGATTGCCATGGACAAACAGGCGTCTCCCCACCAGCTTTCCGCCGACTACGGTCCGGTTCAGGACGGCGCCCTGAACAGCTATGTGGCCGGTGTGGGCAAGTCCCTCTCCGACAGGAGCCATCGCCCGAACATGCCGTATTCCTTCCAGGTGGTGAACGCCAACTATATTAATGCCTACGCCTTCCCCGGCGGCACCGTTGCCTGCACTCGCGGCATTCTCGTGGACCTGGACAACGAAGCCGAACTGTCCGCTCTTCTGGGCCATGAGGTAGGCCATGTCAACGCCCGACACACCGCCTCGCGCATGAGTACGCAGATGGTGGCCGGAACCCTGGCAGGTATCGGCGGGGCCTTTGTGGGCGCGCGCTATGGCGGAGAGTGGGGCGCTCTGGCCGGTGGGCTCGGCGGTATCGGCGTGGGCGCGCTTCTGGCGTCCTACAGTCGCGACGACGAACGCCAGGCCGACGCCCTGGGCATGGAATACATGACCCGGGCGGGTTACAATCCGGACGGCATGGTCGGCCTCATGGATATGCTCAACGACCAGCACCAGCAAGAGCCCAGCGCCCTGGAGGTGATGTTCTCCACCCACCCCATGTCATCCGAGCGGCTGGCCACGGCCAGGAAGCGGGCCTACACCGAGTATATGGGATCCCGCGAGTACAGCTTCTACCGCGAGCGGTACATGGACAACACGGCGGAACTCCGCGCCATCGAACCTGCCATCAAAGACCTCCAGGAGGCGGAGAAGCTCCTGCGCGGCAAGAAGTACGCCGACGCCGAGGGAAAGTGCGCCGAAGCGCTCAAGATCGCGCCGGACGACTACGCGGGGCTGCTCCTCATGTCCAAGTGCCAAGTGGTCCAGGGCAAGTACGACGAGGCCCAGCCGTACGTGGCAAGGGCCAAGGACGTCTATCCGAGCGAGGCCCAGGCCATGCAGCTCAGCGGCCTGCTCATGGTCAAGTCCAAGCACTACGAGGCGGCCTTCGAGAATTTCGACGCCTATGAAAAGACCCTGCCCGGCAACCCCTACACGCCCTTCTACAAGGGCTATAGCCAGGAAGGCATGGGCCACACCGGGCAGGCCGCCCAGGAGTATATCCGTTTCCTGAAGCAGGTTAACTCCGGAGACCAGGCCAAGTACGCCTATTATCGCCTTGTCCAGTGGGGCTATATCAAGGGCGCTGCCGAGCCCGTGGCCGATCCCTTCGCGGGGCTGGCCTGATCGGTCGTATTCCGCCCGGACTCCTCTGGAAAAGCGGCCTTCGAGGGCAGGCGGCGCTTTTATTTGCCGGACATCTCTGGTATGCTCCGCGAACACTTTTGCGAGGTAGGTTATGAACTATTTCAAGCGGCTTGCCGCATTGTCGGCGCTTTTGCTCCTGCTCATCGCCTGTTCCGGTGGCGCTCCCGAGGAGACCGAGGCCAGCTCGGCCCCGCCCGAGTCGCCTGCGGAACGGTTCCCGGCCATGGATGTCGCACAGTTGGACAACTATCTGACGGCCAACAAGGGCAAGCCCACAATGCTCATCTTCTGGGCTACCTGGTGCCCGTCCTGCAAGCAGGCCATCCCGGAGATGGAGAAGCTCGCCCAATCGCACGGTGACAAGGTCAACGTGATCACCGTCTCCGTGGATGAGCGGCGCGAATTGCTGACGCGCTACTTCCAGGACAAGGAGCAGCCCCTGCCCGTTTATTGGGGCGGCGAGGACCTCGTCCGGAAGTTCGGCGTGGAGGCCATCCCCACCCTGGTGCTCTTCAACAAGAGCGGAGAGCCCGTGTTTTCAAGGCCCGGAGCCTTCCCCTACTCCATGCTCACGGCCATGGCCGACAAGCTGAATGCGGAGTAGCCGGTGATCCGCAAGGCACGCATAGAAGACGTCAAGGCTATCCACGGACTGCTCATGCATCGCGAGGAGCACGAGGGACTGGTCCTGCCGCGTTCGTTCAGCCAGTTATATTCCCACCTCCGGGATTTTTTCGTGGTGGTGGACGATGACGGCAAGGTCATCGGGTGCTGCGCCCTGAACATCATCTGGGATAACCTGGCCGAGATCCGCTCCCTGGTGGTGGACCCTGTCCACAGGGGAAAACGCCTCGGCCGCAAGCTGGTGGAGGCGTGCCTGAGCGAGGCCGTGACCCTGGGGATCTACAAGGTCTATACCCTGACCGAGCAGACGGCGTTCTTCGCTCATCTCGGCTTCGAGCCCGAGGACATGGACCAGCTCAACCAGAAGGTCTTCACCGACTGCCTCAATTGTCCCCGCTTTCCCGATCATTGCAACGAGGTTGCCATGATCATGAATCTCTAACCCTGCATGAAAAAACACCATGGCGCATAAACTCACCCCGTTCATCACGGCGGAACAGATATCCCAACGCGTTGCCGAGCTCGGCAGCGAGATTACGACTAGCTACGGCAAAGGCGGTTCGCTGGTCTGCATCTGCGTGCTCAAGGGCGCGTTTCTCTTTTATTCCGATCTGATCCGAAAGATCGACCTCGGCATCGAGGTGGACTTCGTTCGCCTGGCCAGCTACGGCACGGCCACATCCCGCGGCGACGACATCGTCTTTTCCAAGGACCTGGAGATTTCCATCGAGGGCAAGGACGTGCTCGTCGTCGAAGACATCGTGGACACCGGCCACTCCATGGACTTCCTGCTGCATGTGTTGCGCGGAAGAAAACCGAAGAGTTTGAAAATCTGTTCGCTTATTGATAAGCATGAGCGCAGGGAGAAGAAGGTCGCCGTGGATTTCGCGGG encodes the following:
- a CDS encoding glutamine amidotransferase codes for the protein MKPFLIIRTGGTFPDVASKLGDFENWVARAMGLEHGQWITVNVQGGEALPSPGEFAGCAVTGSHDMVTDEALPWIETTAAWLRDAVRDGLPVFGICFGHQLLARALGGEAGFHPSGPEIGTMDIRCSPEATDDPLFTDLPGTFPGHTTHYQCALRLPPGSTLLAASDHEPHQAFRTGKHAWGVQFHPEFGAEAMRTYITRQADAIEERGGQTTTLLSEVKETPESTSLMRRFVQYCLGELAQA
- a CDS encoding M48 family metalloprotease, which gives rise to MVPNILSPKLTRRQFLKAGSMAALGVAMGGCAKNPVTGKSQFMLVSEEQEIAMDKQASPHQLSADYGPVQDGALNSYVAGVGKSLSDRSHRPNMPYSFQVVNANYINAYAFPGGTVACTRGILVDLDNEAELSALLGHEVGHVNARHTASRMSTQMVAGTLAGIGGAFVGARYGGEWGALAGGLGGIGVGALLASYSRDDERQADALGMEYMTRAGYNPDGMVGLMDMLNDQHQQEPSALEVMFSTHPMSSERLATARKRAYTEYMGSREYSFYRERYMDNTAELRAIEPAIKDLQEAEKLLRGKKYADAEGKCAEALKIAPDDYAGLLLMSKCQVVQGKYDEAQPYVARAKDVYPSEAQAMQLSGLLMVKSKHYEAAFENFDAYEKTLPGNPYTPFYKGYSQEGMGHTGQAAQEYIRFLKQVNSGDQAKYAYYRLVQWGYIKGAAEPVADPFAGLA
- a CDS encoding TlpA family protein disulfide reductase, yielding MNYFKRLAALSALLLLLIACSGGAPEETEASSAPPESPAERFPAMDVAQLDNYLTANKGKPTMLIFWATWCPSCKQAIPEMEKLAQSHGDKVNVITVSVDERRELLTRYFQDKEQPLPVYWGGEDLVRKFGVEAIPTLVLFNKSGEPVFSRPGAFPYSMLTAMADKLNAE
- a CDS encoding N-acetyltransferase, producing MIRKARIEDVKAIHGLLMHREEHEGLVLPRSFSQLYSHLRDFFVVVDDDGKVIGCCALNIIWDNLAEIRSLVVDPVHRGKRLGRKLVEACLSEAVTLGIYKVYTLTEQTAFFAHLGFEPEDMDQLNQKVFTDCLNCPRFPDHCNEVAMIMNL
- the hpt gene encoding hypoxanthine phosphoribosyltransferase gives rise to the protein MAHKLTPFITAEQISQRVAELGSEITTSYGKGGSLVCICVLKGAFLFYSDLIRKIDLGIEVDFVRLASYGTATSRGDDIVFSKDLEISIEGKDVLVVEDIVDTGHSMDFLLHVLRGRKPKSLKICSLIDKHERREKKVAVDFAGFKLDDGFIVGYGLDYAERYRELDGIYELSTE